Proteins from a single region of Desertifilum tharense IPPAS B-1220:
- a CDS encoding DUF2254 domain-containing protein gives MNKSRLQTLWEGIRSSYWFVPTLMAAGAVALAFAMLQFDRMTQSDEIDRLNWVYAGGPEGARTVLSTIASSMMAIAGTTFSIVIVALTLAASQFGPRLLRNFMGDTGNQVVLGTYIATFIYCLMVLRSVRGSDYDVFVPQTSVTVGIFLSLLSIGVLIYFFHHVSTSIQAGQVVGEVNRDLKQAIERLFPEQVGRNHQPQHQEAQIPTDFEVKAQPLIALNSGYLQVVDDRQLIKTARDRDLLIRLQCHPGDFIVRGRSLAKIWSPQPLEEAVCEQIQQAFILGKQRTKAQDIEFSINQLVEIALRAISPSVNDPFTAIQCIDQLSIAFCDLAERQFPSPYRYDEQDCLRLIAQPIQFAELVKTAFTQIRQYGRSDVAVSIRLLEAIATIITHAHHQSDRQALLRQARMIIRGSQEGTFEQFDRNDLQERYQRVLAALDTLPKGS, from the coding sequence ATGAATAAATCTCGCTTGCAAACCCTCTGGGAGGGGATTCGCTCTAGCTATTGGTTTGTCCCGACCCTGATGGCGGCGGGAGCTGTGGCTTTGGCCTTTGCGATGCTGCAATTTGACCGCATGACCCAATCCGATGAGATCGATCGCTTAAATTGGGTCTATGCAGGCGGCCCTGAAGGCGCTCGGACGGTCTTATCGACCATTGCCAGTTCCATGATGGCGATCGCCGGAACAACCTTCTCCATCGTCATTGTTGCCTTAACGCTGGCTGCTTCTCAATTTGGTCCGCGCCTCCTCCGCAACTTTATGGGGGATACAGGCAATCAGGTGGTTTTAGGAACCTATATTGCCACATTTATTTATTGCTTAATGGTGCTGCGGAGCGTTCGGGGCAGCGATTACGATGTATTCGTGCCTCAAACTTCGGTGACGGTGGGTATCTTCTTAAGTTTGCTTAGTATTGGGGTGCTGATCTACTTTTTTCACCATGTTTCCACCTCCATTCAAGCCGGCCAAGTCGTTGGTGAAGTCAATCGCGACCTTAAACAGGCGATCGAGCGATTGTTTCCTGAACAAGTGGGACGCAATCACCAGCCTCAGCACCAAGAAGCGCAAATCCCCACCGATTTTGAGGTTAAAGCTCAACCTTTGATTGCCCTCAATAGCGGCTATTTGCAAGTTGTGGACGATCGCCAATTGATTAAAACGGCGCGCGATCGCGATTTGTTGATTCGCCTTCAATGTCATCCCGGCGACTTTATCGTTCGCGGTCGATCGTTGGCAAAGATTTGGTCGCCGCAACCCCTAGAGGAAGCCGTATGCGAGCAAATTCAGCAGGCGTTTATTCTCGGAAAACAGCGCACCAAAGCCCAAGATATTGAATTTTCCATTAATCAATTGGTGGAAATTGCGCTGCGGGCGATTTCTCCGAGCGTTAACGATCCGTTCACGGCGATTCAATGTATCGATCAATTGAGTATTGCTTTTTGCGATTTGGCGGAACGGCAATTTCCCTCTCCCTATCGCTACGATGAACAGGACTGTTTGCGCTTGATTGCTCAACCGATTCAGTTTGCGGAGTTGGTGAAAACGGCGTTTACTCAAATTCGCCAATACGGGCGTTCGGATGTGGCGGTGTCGATCCGGCTGCTAGAGGCGATCGCCACGATTATCACCCACGCCCATCACCAGAGCGATCGACAAGCCTTGCTGCGTCAGGCTCGCATGATTATTCGAGGGTCTCAAGAGGGGACGTTTGAACAGTTCGATCGCAACGATCTTCAAGAACGCTATCAGCGGGTTCTCGCGGCCTTAGACACTCTCCCTAAAGGATCGTAG
- a CDS encoding DUF4327 family protein, producing MLQSIQYSLELIQDEARQLVQAGVVSRQQPIYVLCKYIPAREWGCVECELEKNDFLLRDRIGDLLGSEAWDND from the coding sequence ATGCTCCAATCTATCCAATATTCCCTAGAGCTGATTCAAGACGAAGCCCGTCAACTCGTGCAAGCGGGTGTCGTGAGTCGCCAACAGCCAATCTACGTCTTGTGCAAGTACATTCCCGCCAGAGAATGGGGATGTGTGGAATGCGAACTGGAAAAAAATGACTTCTTGCTCCGCGATCGGATTGGCGATCTGTTAGGCTCCGAAGCGTGGGATAACGATTAA
- a CDS encoding SDR family oxidoreductase, translated as MNLLVVGATGTLGRQVTRRALDEGFQVRCLVRNPRKASFLKEWGAELVQGDLCEPDTLSAALAGIEAVIDTATARPTDPQGIKEVDWEGKVALIQAAKTAGVQRFIFFSILNADQHSDVPLMEIKNCTELFLKESGLNYTVFRLCGFMQGLISQYAIPILDGQTVWVTGEASPVAYMDTQDIAKLAVRAISVPEAENRILPAVGSRAWSGYEIIRLCERLGDREAKIARMPLGFLRLMRRITRFFQWGQNVADRLAFAEVQASGKPLTASMDEVYLLLGLDPKETTTLESYMQDYFSRILKKLKELDYERDKNKKKRSKKTPSKSSSQSNG; from the coding sequence ATGAACTTATTGGTTGTCGGTGCCACTGGTACTCTCGGAAGGCAGGTGACTCGTCGCGCTCTCGACGAAGGCTTTCAAGTTCGCTGCCTGGTTCGGAATCCCAGAAAAGCTTCTTTCTTAAAAGAATGGGGTGCTGAACTCGTACAGGGAGATTTGTGCGAACCAGATACCCTAAGCGCCGCTCTAGCTGGAATTGAAGCCGTCATTGACACAGCCACCGCTCGACCGACCGATCCGCAAGGCATCAAAGAGGTGGACTGGGAAGGCAAAGTCGCCCTGATTCAAGCGGCTAAAACTGCGGGAGTGCAGCGATTTATATTTTTCTCCATCTTGAACGCCGACCAACACTCGGACGTTCCCTTAATGGAAATCAAAAACTGTACAGAACTCTTTTTAAAAGAATCCGGGCTGAACTACACCGTTTTCCGACTGTGCGGCTTCATGCAAGGGCTAATTAGCCAATACGCCATCCCCATCCTAGACGGACAAACCGTTTGGGTCACGGGAGAAGCGTCGCCAGTGGCTTATATGGATACGCAAGACATTGCTAAACTAGCCGTACGTGCGATCAGCGTGCCCGAAGCCGAAAACCGAATTTTACCCGCCGTCGGTTCGAGAGCTTGGAGCGGTTATGAAATTATCCGCTTGTGCGAGCGCTTAGGCGATCGCGAAGCCAAAATCGCCCGAATGCCCCTCGGCTTTTTACGCCTGATGCGCCGCATTACCCGATTTTTCCAATGGGGTCAAAATGTTGCCGATCGCCTTGCCTTCGCAGAAGTTCAAGCCTCCGGCAAACCGCTAACCGCCTCAATGGACGAAGTTTATCTCCTTTTGGGACTAGACCCCAAAGAAACAACCACCTTAGAATCGTATATGCAAGACTATTTCAGTCGCATTTTGAAAAAACTGAAGGAGTTGGATTACGAGCGGGACAAGAACAAGAAAAAACGTTCTAAAAAGACGCCTTCTAAATCCAGTTCCCAGTCAAATGGATGA
- the pdxA gene encoding 4-hydroxythreonine-4-phosphate dehydrogenase PdxA — protein sequence MPSRIAVTLGDPAGIGPEVILMALADAQWLRGCEVTVIGSRSVIQTTYQSLSRLGIAAADPDELSTIDIPLPGEIAIAQGDVVSGAASFAYLDRAIALTLAGQFQAIVTGPIAKSAWKAAGHFYPGQTELLAERAGVSEFGMLFVARSPHSGWTLRTLLATTHIPLRAVADTLSPDLMSRKLALLVRCLHQQFNIASPRIAIAGLNPHSGEQGQLGREEQDWLIPWIEQQRSVYPSLTLDGPVPPDTLWVKPTQAWYGANPAGNIHDAYLALYHDQGLIPVKAMAFDRAVNTTIGLPFIRTSPDHGTAFDIAGRGLASPTSMRESLQLAVGLCEPQAVNV from the coding sequence ATGCCTTCTCGGATTGCGGTCACTCTAGGAGATCCGGCTGGGATTGGCCCAGAAGTGATTCTCATGGCGTTAGCAGACGCTCAATGGCTTCGCGGCTGCGAGGTGACAGTGATTGGTTCGCGCTCGGTTATTCAGACGACTTATCAATCGCTGTCCCGTTTGGGCATTGCTGCGGCCGATCCGGACGAACTCTCGACGATCGATATCCCTTTACCGGGAGAAATTGCGATCGCTCAAGGGGATGTCGTTTCCGGAGCCGCGAGTTTTGCCTACCTCGATCGAGCGATCGCGCTAACCCTAGCGGGTCAATTTCAGGCCATTGTCACAGGGCCCATTGCCAAATCTGCATGGAAAGCCGCCGGACATTTTTATCCCGGACAAACCGAACTGCTAGCCGAACGAGCGGGAGTCAGTGAGTTTGGCATGTTATTCGTAGCGCGATCGCCCCACAGCGGGTGGACGCTGCGAACCTTGCTCGCAACCACGCATATTCCGTTGCGAGCCGTTGCTGATACCCTTTCTCCCGATTTGATGAGTCGCAAACTCGCTTTGCTCGTGAGGTGTTTGCACCAGCAATTCAACATCGCATCGCCTAGAATTGCGATCGCTGGATTAAACCCCCACAGCGGCGAACAGGGACAACTCGGACGAGAAGAACAAGATTGGTTAATCCCTTGGATTGAGCAACAGCGCTCTGTTTATCCGTCCTTGACCCTAGATGGCCCCGTTCCCCCCGATACCCTTTGGGTAAAACCCACTCAAGCCTGGTATGGGGCGAATCCTGCGGGCAATATCCATGACGCTTATTTGGCGCTTTACCACGATCAAGGCTTGATTCCCGTCAAAGCAATGGCTTTCGATCGAGCCGTTAATACTACCATTGGTTTGCCGTTTATCCGGACTTCTCCCGATCACGGTACGGCCTTTGATATTGCGGGTCGAGGACTGGCAAGTCCTACCAGTATGCGGGAATCTTTGCAACTTGCTGTGGGTCTATGCGAACCGCAAGCGGTTAATGTTTGA
- a CDS encoding helix-turn-helix transcriptional regulator yields the protein MSKPQVSPALQSMESPSCEVQHPVDLDSLRHLHGQLLSVEKSQRMAEFFSLLGDPNRLRILSALALQELCVCDLAAAVKMSESAVSHQLRSLRAMRLVGYRKQGRNVFYRLKDSHVFNLYREVAEHLDETDD from the coding sequence ATGTCTAAGCCTCAAGTCTCGCCTGCTCTCCAGTCGATGGAGTCGCCTAGTTGCGAGGTGCAACACCCGGTTGATTTGGATAGCCTCCGACACTTACACGGTCAGTTGCTCAGTGTTGAGAAGTCCCAACGCATGGCTGAGTTTTTTAGTTTGTTAGGCGACCCCAACCGCCTGCGAATCCTCTCGGCGCTGGCGCTGCAAGAGTTGTGCGTCTGCGACCTGGCAGCGGCGGTTAAAATGAGCGAGTCTGCGGTTTCTCATCAATTGCGGAGTTTGCGCGCGATGCGTTTAGTCGGCTATCGCAAACAAGGCCGAAATGTGTTTTATCGGCTTAAGGATAGTCATGTCTTCAATTTGTATCGAGAAGTGGCCGAACACTTAGATGAGACGGATGATTAA
- a CDS encoding PetM family cytochrome b6-f complex subunit 7 encodes MAAEILNAALLSSILILVGLGFGFLLLKIQGPEEGENL; translated from the coding sequence ATGGCTGCTGAAATTTTAAATGCTGCTCTTTTGTCTTCAATTCTGATTCTAGTTGGTCTAGGATTCGGCTTTTTACTGCTGAAAATTCAAGGCCCCGAAGAAGGCGAAAACCTGTAA